One region of Baekduia soli genomic DNA includes:
- a CDS encoding cytochrome P450 family protein produces the protein MSADPVDVTQVLVGEREHWVHGPPHELFRTLRATCPVHWTPELTEYPGEAGFWSVTTAEDVHEVSRDWQTYSSATGITALTDAILPLPLVQAMFIGMDPPKHDRLKALFQRGFTPRRIAEHEGEIRAITREVLDRLDGRETCDLVTDVAQPVVSRVIGSFMGTAPRTTRSGRAS, from the coding sequence ATGTCCGCAGATCCCGTCGACGTCACCCAGGTGCTGGTGGGCGAGCGTGAGCACTGGGTCCACGGTCCGCCGCACGAGCTGTTCCGCACCCTGCGCGCGACCTGCCCCGTGCACTGGACGCCCGAGCTGACGGAGTACCCCGGCGAGGCCGGCTTCTGGTCGGTGACCACCGCCGAGGACGTCCACGAGGTCAGCCGCGACTGGCAGACCTACTCCTCGGCGACCGGCATCACCGCGCTGACCGACGCGATCCTGCCGTTGCCGCTCGTCCAGGCGATGTTCATCGGGATGGACCCGCCCAAGCACGACCGCCTCAAGGCCCTGTTCCAGCGCGGGTTCACGCCGCGGCGCATCGCCGAGCACGAGGGCGAGATCCGCGCGATCACGCGCGAGGTGCTCGACCGCCTCGACGGCCGCGAGACCTGCGACCTCGTCACCGACGTCGCCCAGCCCGTCGTCTCGCGCGTCATCGGCAGCTTCATGGGCACCGCCCCGAGGACGACGCGATCTGGGCGCGCCTCATGA
- a CDS encoding ABC transporter ATP-binding protein encodes MSASAPAILVRDLHKSYGGFEAVRGIDFEVASGEVFGLLGPNGAGKTSTVEVLEGYRARDAGIVSVLGQDPQRRPRDLRRRMGIVLQSTGMYRHITVREAITHWARFYPAPRDVEEVIVLAGLTEKADALANTLSGGQMRRLDFALALIGDPELIFLDEPTTGFDPAARRAAWDVVRSLQELGKTVLLTTHYLDEAHALCDRVAIIKEGRIVAEGPPAELGTSSSRYRVAWRAAETDALQTRETDDPTALLHQLTSAALARGEPLRDLSVTRPSLEDVYLELTAEPETADAHA; translated from the coding sequence GTGTCCGCTTCCGCCCCCGCGATCCTCGTGCGCGATCTGCACAAGTCCTACGGGGGTTTCGAGGCCGTCCGCGGGATCGACTTCGAGGTCGCCTCGGGCGAGGTCTTCGGCCTCCTGGGCCCCAACGGCGCCGGCAAGACCAGCACCGTCGAGGTCCTCGAGGGCTACCGCGCCCGCGACGCCGGGATCGTCTCCGTGCTCGGCCAGGACCCCCAGCGCCGGCCGCGCGACCTGCGTCGCCGGATGGGCATCGTCCTGCAGTCCACCGGCATGTACCGCCACATCACGGTGCGCGAGGCCATCACGCACTGGGCGCGCTTCTACCCCGCCCCGCGCGACGTGGAGGAGGTCATCGTCCTCGCAGGGCTGACGGAGAAGGCCGACGCGCTGGCCAACACGCTGTCGGGCGGCCAGATGCGGCGGCTGGACTTCGCGCTGGCGCTCATCGGCGATCCCGAGCTCATCTTCCTCGACGAGCCCACCACGGGCTTCGACCCCGCGGCGCGGCGGGCGGCGTGGGACGTCGTGCGCTCGCTGCAGGAGCTCGGCAAGACCGTGCTGCTGACGACGCACTACCTCGACGAGGCCCACGCGCTGTGCGACCGCGTGGCGATCATCAAGGAGGGCCGGATCGTCGCCGAGGGCCCGCCGGCCGAGCTGGGGACCTCGTCGTCGCGCTACCGCGTGGCCTGGCGGGCGGCGGAGACCGACGCGCTGCAGACCCGCGAGACCGACGACCCGACCGCGCTGCTGCACCAGCTCACGAGCGCCGCGCTGGCCCGCGGCGAGCCGCTGCGCGACCTGAGCGTCACGCGCCCGTCCCTGGAGGACGTCTACCTCGAGCTGACCGCCGAGCCCGAGACCGCCGACGCGCATGCATGA
- a CDS encoding class I SAM-dependent DNA methyltransferase: MSAPDFEARYRADPDPWSTATSPYEQEKRERSLAACGPGPFRRAVDLGCGTGALAAGLAPRCRELLALDAARSAVAVARDALREHPGARAHVATLPRDLPDGSFDLVVAAELLYYLPGRSLTAVLAWLDGALAPGGRVLAVHWAGSAPDLLHDADTVHEAILARPGLRSVLTHRGDRYRLDLLESP, encoded by the coding sequence GTGAGCGCCCCGGACTTCGAGGCCCGCTACCGCGCCGACCCCGACCCATGGTCGACGGCGACCAGCCCGTACGAGCAGGAGAAGCGCGAGCGCAGCCTGGCGGCGTGCGGGCCCGGGCCGTTCCGCCGTGCCGTCGACCTCGGCTGCGGCACGGGCGCGCTGGCGGCCGGGCTCGCGCCGCGCTGCCGCGAGCTGCTCGCGCTCGACGCCGCGCGGTCCGCCGTCGCCGTCGCCCGCGACGCGCTGCGCGAGCACCCCGGCGCCCGCGCACACGTGGCGACCCTGCCGCGCGACCTGCCCGACGGGTCCTTCGACCTCGTCGTCGCCGCCGAGCTCCTGTACTACCTGCCCGGCCGGTCGCTGACCGCCGTGCTGGCCTGGCTGGACGGCGCGCTGGCCCCCGGCGGCCGCGTCCTGGCCGTGCACTGGGCCGGCAGCGCCCCCGACCTGCTCCACGACGCGGATACCGTGCACGAGGCGATCCTCGCCCGGCCGGGACTGCGGAGCGTGCTGACCCATCGCGGCGACCGCTATCGCCTCGACCTCCTGGAGAGCCCATGA
- a CDS encoding glucosyl-3-phosphoglycerate synthase, translating into MSIDPKPLRAVVVIPARNEAARIGRCLKALAAQRDVDRREFIVILVLDRCVDATAATAQKVADAVGLRLGVVESPGPGVGHARRRGMDLARRMLEAGHAPDGLIACTDADTEVDRHWLAEQLRLVGEGARAIGGRIDLDVLEAQALGGATLRRREARAESRFARVRAEEPDAEHHFFSGASMAVTASAYRDAGGLDPASALEDEGFARRLRAAGIRIVYSDSVRVTTSARTEGRADRGLARDLELGEWLDQRRYDGRGYPLSDLLAIKGDTTISVVVPTRDCAATVREVLSSVVMVPAAAGLIDEVLVVDAGSPDGTAAYARSTGARVVHQDDLLPEHGPALGKGDAMWRGVAETTGDIVAFVDADTHDPDPAHLLGVLGPMLGDPSIALVKGAFTRPFRGGGEVLEGEGGRVTELMARPLLNLYVPELAGFEQPLAGETAARRDLLEQLSFPVGYGVEIAMLIDALEAVGLGALAEAQLGTRQNDHQSLRELSAMAFAVLCAVQRRRADSPGAPVPQGLLQPWDDGSIREVPVLERPPLRSLGQVVRKTGAAALM; encoded by the coding sequence ATGAGCATCGACCCGAAGCCCCTGCGCGCCGTCGTCGTCATCCCCGCCCGCAACGAGGCGGCGCGCATCGGACGCTGCCTGAAGGCCCTGGCCGCCCAGCGCGACGTCGACCGCCGGGAGTTCATCGTCATCCTCGTGCTCGACCGCTGCGTCGACGCCACGGCCGCGACCGCCCAGAAGGTCGCCGACGCCGTGGGCCTGCGCCTCGGCGTGGTCGAGAGCCCCGGCCCCGGCGTCGGCCACGCCCGGCGCCGCGGCATGGACCTGGCGCGGCGGATGCTCGAGGCGGGCCACGCCCCCGACGGCCTCATCGCCTGCACCGACGCCGACACCGAGGTCGACCGCCACTGGCTGGCCGAGCAGCTGCGGCTCGTGGGCGAGGGCGCCCGCGCGATCGGCGGGCGCATCGACCTCGACGTCCTCGAGGCCCAGGCCCTGGGCGGCGCGACGCTGCGCCGCCGCGAGGCGCGGGCCGAGTCGCGGTTCGCGCGCGTCCGCGCCGAGGAGCCCGACGCCGAGCACCACTTCTTCTCCGGCGCGTCGATGGCCGTCACGGCGAGCGCCTACCGCGACGCCGGCGGGCTGGACCCCGCCTCGGCGCTGGAGGACGAGGGCTTCGCCCGCCGCCTGCGCGCGGCCGGGATCCGCATCGTGTACTCCGACTCCGTGCGCGTGACGACCTCGGCGCGCACGGAGGGCCGCGCCGACCGCGGGCTGGCCCGCGACCTGGAGCTGGGGGAGTGGCTCGACCAGCGCCGCTACGATGGCCGCGGCTACCCGCTGTCGGACCTGCTGGCCATCAAGGGCGACACCACCATCTCGGTCGTCGTCCCCACGCGCGACTGCGCCGCCACGGTCCGCGAGGTGCTCTCCTCGGTGGTCATGGTGCCCGCCGCGGCCGGGCTCATCGACGAGGTCCTGGTCGTCGACGCCGGCTCGCCGGACGGCACGGCCGCGTACGCCCGCTCGACCGGCGCGCGCGTCGTGCACCAGGACGACCTGCTGCCCGAGCACGGGCCCGCGCTGGGCAAGGGCGACGCGATGTGGCGCGGCGTGGCCGAGACGACGGGCGACATCGTGGCCTTCGTCGACGCCGACACGCACGACCCCGATCCCGCCCACCTGCTCGGCGTGCTGGGCCCGATGCTCGGCGATCCCTCCATCGCGCTCGTCAAGGGCGCGTTCACGCGGCCGTTCCGCGGCGGCGGCGAGGTGCTCGAGGGCGAGGGCGGCCGCGTCACCGAGCTCATGGCCCGACCGCTGCTCAACCTCTACGTCCCGGAGCTGGCGGGCTTCGAGCAGCCGCTGGCCGGCGAGACCGCTGCGCGGCGCGACCTCCTCGAGCAGCTCAGCTTCCCCGTCGGCTACGGGGTCGAGATCGCGATGCTCATCGACGCGCTGGAGGCCGTCGGGCTCGGCGCGCTCGCCGAGGCCCAGCTCGGCACGCGCCAGAACGACCACCAGTCGCTGCGCGAGCTCAGCGCCATGGCCTTCGCGGTCCTCTGCGCGGTGCAGCGCCGCCGGGCCGACTCCCCGGGCGCCCCGGTGCCCCAGGGGCTCCTGCAGCCGTGGGACGACGGGTCGATCCGCGAGGTCCCCGTCCTCGAGCGCCCGCCGCTGCGCTCGCTCGGTCAGGTGGTCAGGAAGACGGGCGCCGCGGCCCTGATGTAG
- a CDS encoding GNAT family N-acetyltransferase, whose amino-acid sequence MQLRGPQLTLRLPDAADAEALLALAGDPEVTRWFSWGPYRSIDEPLAWIAAQAARREAGDQLDFVIHHREHGPVGVTGLGELSRRDRRATVGTWLGLAHWGTGANAEAKALIAHLAFAICGLERLGAYSNPDNARSTIALERVGFTREGTLRGWHRHAGRQLDVHVFGLLRGGWATLPMRDLPVAAIGRPPEAWCVGDEVPAA is encoded by the coding sequence ATGCAGCTCCGCGGACCCCAGCTCACCCTCCGCCTCCCCGACGCCGCCGACGCAGAGGCGCTGCTCGCGCTGGCCGGCGACCCCGAGGTCACGCGGTGGTTCTCCTGGGGGCCGTACCGCTCGATCGACGAGCCCCTGGCGTGGATCGCGGCGCAGGCGGCCCGGCGCGAGGCCGGCGACCAGCTGGACTTCGTGATCCACCACCGCGAGCACGGCCCCGTCGGCGTCACGGGGCTCGGCGAGCTCAGCCGCCGCGACCGCCGCGCGACCGTCGGCACGTGGCTGGGGCTCGCCCACTGGGGCACGGGCGCCAACGCCGAGGCCAAGGCGCTCATCGCCCACCTGGCCTTCGCGATCTGCGGCCTGGAGCGCCTCGGGGCCTACTCCAACCCCGACAACGCCCGCAGCACGATCGCGCTCGAGCGGGTGGGCTTCACGCGCGAGGGCACGCTGCGCGGCTGGCACCGCCACGCCGGCCGCCAGCTCGACGTGCACGTCTTCGGCCTCCTGCGCGGCGGCTGGGCCACGCTGCCGATGCGCGACCTGCCGGTGGCCGCGATCGGCCGGCCGCCCGAGGCGTGGTGCGTCGGTGACGAGGTGCCCGCCGCCTGA
- a CDS encoding metallophosphoesterase family protein, which produces MRAILYDVHGNLGALEAVLGDAERAGARSFLLGGDYGAFGPEPVACVARLRALGDAATWIRGNWERWQAGPAAAPETEVVQGAAAAVAAALGPDLVAELAALPTRVTIDGTLYCHASPPSDMEPIAREEDADADDQLLAGVTERRVVFGHTHVQFRRATTRGIELVNAGSVGLPFDGDTRAAYALVDDAGALQLRRVAYDVEATAGALDAVGAPWATTTAARLRAASFEL; this is translated from the coding sequence ATGCGGGCGATCCTGTACGACGTGCACGGCAACCTCGGTGCGCTGGAGGCCGTGCTGGGCGACGCGGAGCGGGCCGGCGCGCGGTCGTTCCTGCTCGGCGGCGACTACGGCGCGTTCGGACCCGAGCCCGTCGCGTGCGTCGCGCGGCTGCGCGCGCTCGGCGACGCGGCGACGTGGATCCGCGGCAACTGGGAGCGCTGGCAGGCCGGGCCCGCGGCCGCGCCGGAGACCGAGGTCGTCCAGGGCGCCGCGGCGGCCGTCGCCGCGGCGCTGGGTCCCGATCTGGTCGCCGAGCTGGCCGCGCTGCCGACGCGGGTGACCATCGACGGGACGCTGTACTGCCACGCCTCCCCGCCCTCGGACATGGAGCCCATCGCGCGCGAGGAGGACGCCGACGCCGACGACCAGCTCCTGGCCGGGGTGACCGAGCGGCGCGTGGTGTTCGGCCACACCCATGTCCAGTTCCGCCGGGCGACCACCCGCGGGATCGAGCTCGTCAACGCGGGCAGCGTCGGCCTGCCCTTCGACGGCGACACGCGGGCGGCCTACGCGCTCGTCGATGACGCCGGCGCGCTGCAGCTGCGGCGCGTGGCCTACGACGTGGAGGCCACGGCCGGCGCGCTGGACGCCGTCGGCGCGCCGTGGGCGACCACGACGGCGGCGCGGCTGCGGGCGGCGTCGTTCGAGCTGTAG
- a CDS encoding histidine phosphatase family protein produces MASEASVAAVHLIALRHGESTLNAQGRLTGQLDPPLTPSGRVQARRLAPLAARPYDLRLHSGARRAEETLRLACDAAGLPGVALEADARWRERSYGELEGGPPDAWRQPIDIDAAPPGGESYRQLGMRVLAAVDDLHDRAAAAGRPLQVLLCAHSGVLRMLRGIAECTEDLAPLLGDGAGNAEALELTYIRAAAPVFLTT; encoded by the coding sequence ATGGCCTCCGAGGCCTCCGTCGCCGCCGTCCACCTCATCGCCCTGCGCCACGGCGAGTCGACCCTGAACGCCCAGGGCCGGCTGACGGGCCAGCTCGACCCGCCGCTGACGCCCTCCGGGCGCGTCCAGGCCCGCCGCCTGGCGCCGCTGGCGGCCCGCCCCTACGACCTGCGGCTGCACTCCGGCGCGCGGCGAGCCGAGGAGACGCTGCGCCTGGCCTGCGACGCCGCGGGCCTGCCGGGCGTGGCCCTGGAGGCCGACGCCCGCTGGCGGGAGCGCTCCTACGGCGAGCTGGAGGGCGGGCCGCCCGACGCGTGGCGCCAGCCGATCGACATCGACGCCGCCCCGCCGGGCGGCGAGAGCTACCGCCAGCTCGGCATGCGCGTCCTGGCCGCCGTCGACGACCTGCACGACCGCGCCGCCGCGGCCGGCCGGCCGCTGCAGGTGCTGCTGTGCGCCCACTCCGGCGTGCTGCGCATGCTGCGCGGCATCGCCGAGTGCACCGAGGACCTCGCGCCGCTGCTCGGCGACGGCGCGGGCAACGCCGAGGCCCTCGAGCTGACCTACATCAGGGCCGCGGCGCCCGTCTTCCTGACCACCTGA
- a CDS encoding ABC transporter permease produces the protein MHDALTLAWHQYRLERRMFWRNPSAAFFNFLLPLLFLALFGAIFSGSQKDLNVIVPGIAGMSIMSTTFSALAMNLTFLREQGVLKRMRGTPLPEGSYLLGVFGNAVTNACIQLTIVVVAGKVFFSIDWPKDWIELVVYLFGGVVCLASLGVAWSHVIPNFDAAPAYTNIVFLPVIFISGVFYDVGNAPRFLRDIAQVLPLTHIIDGLSGAMVTGRSLADTWSGLIIVAVWAALGIVFAVRGFRWDARRSD, from the coding sequence ATGCATGACGCCCTGACCCTCGCCTGGCACCAGTACCGCCTCGAGCGGCGGATGTTCTGGCGCAACCCGAGCGCGGCGTTCTTCAACTTCCTCCTGCCGCTGCTGTTCCTCGCGCTGTTCGGCGCGATCTTCAGCGGGTCGCAGAAGGACCTGAACGTCATCGTGCCGGGCATCGCCGGCATGTCCATCATGTCGACGACGTTCAGCGCCCTGGCGATGAACCTGACGTTCCTGCGCGAGCAGGGCGTGCTCAAGCGCATGCGCGGAACCCCGCTGCCCGAGGGCTCCTACCTGCTCGGCGTGTTCGGCAACGCCGTGACCAACGCGTGCATCCAGCTGACGATCGTCGTCGTGGCCGGCAAGGTGTTCTTCAGCATCGACTGGCCCAAGGACTGGATCGAGCTCGTCGTCTACCTCTTCGGCGGCGTCGTGTGCCTGGCCTCGCTCGGCGTCGCATGGTCGCACGTGATCCCGAACTTCGACGCGGCGCCGGCCTACACGAACATCGTGTTCCTGCCGGTGATCTTCATCTCCGGCGTGTTCTACGACGTCGGCAACGCACCGCGGTTCCTGCGCGACATCGCCCAGGTCCTGCCGCTGACGCACATCATCGACGGCCTCTCGGGCGCGATGGTCACCGGGCGGTCGCTGGCCGACACGTGGTCGGGCCTGATCATCGTGGCGGTGTGGGCGGCGCTGGGGATCGTCTTCGCCGTGCGCGGCTTCCGCTGGGACGCGCGCCGGTCGGACTGA
- a CDS encoding cytochrome P450: protein MNSTLGASDPDLNPEGVEAVMARDVPEIFRRCGELIAARREQPADDLMSVLVHAEIDGERLEEHEIVMGFFLLVAAGNDSTKATYCSGMRALLGDPAQRRLLLDDPGLIPGAVEEALRMFPAFAHFRRTATRDTELHGTTIREGDKVVMWYVSSNRDEARYEDPDRFDLTRGAEHQAFGAGGRHFCLGAALARLELNVLLEETLARFPAMELAGRPEYAESPFINQLKTLPVRLTS, encoded by the coding sequence ATGAACTCGACGCTGGGCGCCAGCGACCCCGACCTCAACCCGGAGGGCGTCGAGGCCGTCATGGCCCGCGACGTCCCCGAGATCTTCCGCCGCTGCGGCGAGCTCATCGCCGCCCGCCGCGAGCAGCCCGCCGACGACCTGATGAGCGTGCTCGTGCACGCCGAGATCGACGGCGAGCGCCTGGAGGAGCACGAGATCGTCATGGGGTTCTTCCTGCTCGTGGCCGCCGGCAACGACAGCACGAAGGCGACGTACTGCAGCGGCATGCGTGCGCTGCTGGGGGACCCCGCGCAGCGCCGCCTGCTCCTCGACGACCCCGGCCTGATCCCCGGCGCGGTCGAGGAGGCGCTCCGGATGTTCCCCGCCTTCGCCCACTTCCGCCGCACCGCCACGCGCGACACCGAGCTGCACGGCACCACGATCCGCGAGGGCGACAAGGTGGTCATGTGGTACGTGTCGTCCAACCGCGACGAGGCGCGCTACGAGGACCCGGACCGCTTCGACCTGACGCGCGGGGCCGAGCACCAGGCCTTCGGGGCCGGCGGCCGCCACTTCTGCCTCGGCGCCGCGCTGGCCCGTCTGGAGCTCAACGTCCTGCTGGAGGAGACGCTCGCGCGCTTCCCGGCCATGGAGCTCGCCGGGCGCCCGGAGTACGCCGAGTCGCCGTTCATCAACCAGCTCAAGACCCTGCCCGTGCGGCTGACCTCCTGA
- a CDS encoding sensor histidine kinase has product MDRLPTATASSAPADRGAARHRSRLFAMSPDLLAAAGFDGLLKEFNDAWEQQLGWTRAELEATPYLELVHPEDRPETEAQIARLARGEAVAEHVCRVRCKDGGVRSMAWSGGPGDEAFYIVGRDVSDRLALERELARQADRLQVTNAELQEFAYTASHDLSEPLRMVASYLGLLERRSADGLDERGRGYLAAAADGAARMRHLIDDLLLYSRVANQAPRRERVDLDEVVAGVLAVLGPAIEQTGARVHIGPLPTLEAEPVQIRQLLQNLIGNAVKFHRPGAAPVVRVGARRTHGGCVVTVADDGIGIPEGDQERIFAMFTRLHGSDEYAGTGIGLAICRRIAERHGGRIYVESEPGRGAAFHTLLPDAPSAPGTPVPPGHTS; this is encoded by the coding sequence ATGGACCGCCTGCCGACCGCCACCGCCAGCAGCGCCCCCGCCGACCGCGGCGCCGCGCGCCATCGGTCGCGGCTGTTCGCCATGTCGCCCGACCTGCTGGCCGCCGCGGGCTTCGACGGATTGCTCAAGGAGTTCAACGACGCCTGGGAGCAGCAGCTGGGGTGGACGCGGGCCGAGCTGGAGGCCACGCCCTACCTCGAGCTCGTCCATCCCGAGGACCGCCCGGAGACCGAGGCCCAGATCGCCCGGCTGGCCCGCGGCGAGGCGGTCGCCGAGCACGTCTGCCGCGTTCGCTGCAAGGACGGCGGGGTGCGCTCGATGGCCTGGAGCGGCGGCCCGGGCGACGAGGCGTTCTACATCGTCGGGCGCGACGTCAGCGACCGCCTGGCCCTCGAGCGCGAGCTGGCGCGGCAGGCCGACCGCCTCCAGGTGACCAACGCCGAGCTGCAGGAGTTCGCCTACACCGCCTCCCACGACCTCTCCGAGCCCCTGCGGATGGTCGCGTCCTACCTCGGGCTGCTCGAGCGCCGCAGCGCCGACGGGCTGGACGAACGCGGCCGCGGCTACCTCGCCGCGGCGGCCGACGGCGCGGCGCGCATGCGCCACCTGATCGACGACCTGCTGCTCTACTCGCGCGTGGCCAACCAGGCGCCGCGGCGCGAGCGGGTCGACCTCGACGAGGTCGTCGCCGGCGTGCTGGCGGTGCTCGGGCCGGCGATCGAGCAGACGGGGGCGCGCGTGCACATCGGCCCGCTGCCGACGCTGGAGGCCGAGCCGGTCCAGATCCGCCAGCTGCTGCAGAACCTCATCGGCAACGCCGTGAAGTTCCACCGGCCGGGCGCCGCGCCCGTCGTGAGGGTGGGCGCACGGCGCACGCACGGCGGCTGCGTCGTGACGGTGGCCGACGACGGCATCGGGATCCCCGAGGGCGACCAGGAGCGCATCTTCGCGATGTTCACGCGCCTGCACGGCAGCGACGAGTACGCGGGCACGGGGATCGGGCTGGCGATCTGCCGGCGCATCGCCGAGCGCCACGGCGGGCGCATCTACGTCGAGTCCGAGCCCGGCCGGGGCGCCGCGTTCCACACGCTGCTGCCCGACGCCCCGTCGGCGCCGGGCACGCCGGTGCCGCCGGGTCACACGTCGTAG
- a CDS encoding Ppx/GppA phosphatase family protein — MRAACIDIGSNTTRLLVAEPDAARPGHLTEVAAQRAFIRLTAQERRRGVPADKAQAIAEAVSEQARAARGHGAGALRVVATAALREAEGRDALLARLESAAGVRVEVLSGAEEARLAFAGATAGLPAGTGLVLVADVGGGSTELAAGVPGGAVQWWASLPIGSGALADAHLPGDPPTAGQLAAARAQARAALDAAGCPPATVAWAVGGSATSLRRLCGPELSTAALERALARVCAAPAAETAAGLGLHLERVRLLPAGLVLLGEVARTASCTLHVGGGGLREGVVLDLLGQVG; from the coding sequence GTGCGCGCAGCCTGCATCGACATCGGCTCGAACACCACGCGGCTGCTCGTCGCCGAGCCCGACGCCGCCCGCCCGGGCCACCTGACCGAGGTCGCCGCCCAGCGCGCGTTCATCCGCCTGACCGCCCAGGAGCGCCGCCGGGGCGTGCCGGCCGACAAGGCGCAGGCGATCGCGGAGGCCGTGTCCGAACAGGCCCGCGCGGCCCGCGGGCACGGCGCCGGCGCCCTGCGCGTCGTCGCCACCGCCGCCCTGCGCGAGGCCGAGGGCCGGGACGCGCTGCTGGCGCGGCTGGAGTCGGCCGCCGGCGTCCGGGTCGAGGTCCTCAGCGGCGCCGAGGAGGCGCGTCTGGCCTTCGCGGGGGCCACGGCCGGGCTGCCCGCCGGGACCGGGCTCGTCCTCGTCGCCGACGTGGGCGGCGGGTCCACCGAGCTGGCCGCGGGGGTGCCCGGGGGCGCCGTGCAATGGTGGGCGTCGCTGCCCATCGGCTCCGGCGCGCTGGCCGACGCGCACCTGCCCGGCGACCCGCCGACGGCCGGCCAGCTCGCCGCCGCGCGGGCCCAGGCGCGCGCCGCCCTGGACGCCGCGGGCTGCCCGCCCGCCACCGTGGCCTGGGCCGTCGGGGGCAGCGCGACGTCGCTGCGGCGCCTCTGCGGGCCCGAGCTGTCGACGGCCGCGCTCGAGCGCGCCCTGGCGCGGGTGTGCGCCGCACCGGCCGCCGAGACCGCCGCCGGGCTGGGCCTGCACCTCGAGCGCGTGCGCCTGCTGCCCGCCGGCCTCGTGCTCCTGGGCGAGGTCGCGCGCACCGCCTCGTGCACGCTGCACGTCGGGGGCGGCGGCCTGCGCGAGGGCGTGGTCCTCGACCTGCTCGGCCAAGTGGGGTAG
- a CDS encoding polysaccharide deacetylase family protein — translation MGRLALTFDDGPDPRWTAAVLDALGAAGARATFFVLGPRVREHPGLVRRMLDEGHAVGVHADEHVRHTDLDAEAGDEDLARALRALGEAGVAPALWRTPWGVQAPWTAGLARRRGLRLVGWTADTHDWRGDDAPAMLQAIDGGLRDGAIVLAHDGLGPGSRRADCAQTVALIPAVVARARDLGLAVEALA, via the coding sequence ATGGGGCGCCTCGCACTCACCTTCGACGACGGACCGGATCCCCGGTGGACCGCCGCCGTCCTGGACGCGCTCGGCGCCGCCGGGGCGCGCGCCACGTTCTTCGTGCTGGGTCCCCGCGTGCGTGAGCACCCAGGGCTCGTGCGGCGCATGCTCGACGAGGGCCACGCGGTGGGCGTGCACGCCGACGAGCACGTGCGCCACACCGACCTGGACGCCGAGGCCGGCGACGAGGATCTGGCCCGGGCGCTGCGCGCGCTGGGCGAGGCCGGCGTGGCGCCCGCGCTGTGGCGCACACCCTGGGGCGTGCAGGCGCCGTGGACCGCCGGGCTGGCCCGGCGCCGCGGCCTGCGCCTGGTCGGGTGGACGGCCGACACGCACGACTGGCGCGGCGACGACGCGCCGGCGATGCTGCAGGCCATCGACGGCGGCCTGCGCGACGGCGCGATCGTCCTGGCCCACGACGGCCTGGGCCCCGGCTCCCGGCGCGCGGACTGCGCGCAGACCGTCGCGCTCATCCCCGCCGTCGTCGCGCGGGCGCGCGATCTCGGCCTCGCGGTGGAGGCACTGGCGTGA